The following nucleotide sequence is from Firmicutes bacterium ASF500.
TGCCTGCTCTCGGAGCTCTCCCCGGATGACCGCACAAAATTTGAGGCGGCCCTCAACATTGGGACGCATACCGCCGACCTTGCGGACGTTATCAACCTTGCGGAAAATCTGGACTGCTTTGAATTTTACCCAGATATTGAAAACGAGGAAGATTTGGGCCGCCACTTCACGGAGGGTTTGGCAATCCCCGCCGAGCTGAAAGACTACATCGACTATGAGGCATACGGGCGGGACGTGTCCATCAACGAGGGCGGCCACTTCGCCCCCGGCGGCTATATCGTCCAGACGGGCGATGTCAAGGCAATTTATCACGGGATAGAGGACATTCCCAAGGAGCACAAGGTTTTTGCCCTCCCCCAGCTCTCTATCCGGGAGCAGATGGCCGCCTACAAGGAAGTGATTGACCGTATTCCCCCGGCCGCTGACCGCGCCTGCCCGGAAACAAGCCGGGGGGATCGGTGACTTCGAGACAAATTGTCCCAAAGGCCGGAGGGCCTATAACCCCACGAAAGGAGGCGGTTTTGATTGATTGACGAAGATGTTTCCCGGAGGACGCTGGCCCTGTCCATCCGCACAAGCAAGCTGACGGCCCGGACGCTGGCCTATGCGCTCCGGGCCGTTGGCCGGAAAATCCAAAAGGAGCACCGGGCCCACCAGACGCCCCACGGCAGGCAGAGCGTAAAAAAGCTCATGGCCCACGGCGCGGCCACGAACAGCATTGAGCTGACCGGGGCCCCGAAAGACTTTGACCGGGTGGCCCGCCGCTGGAACGTGGACTATGCCTTTTACAAGACCGGGCCGGACAAGTACCTGCTGTTCTTCAAGTCCGGGCAGGCGGACGCAGTGACCGCTTGTTTTGGGGAATACTCCCGCCGGGTGCTGGATAAGGCCAAAACAGACCGCGTACCCATCCGGGAACAGCTCAGACGGGCCGCCGCTGAAATCCTGCACAACCCCACCCACAAGAAAGACCGCGTAAAGGAGGCCGCCCATGAGGACAGATAAAATCAAGAAATTTGTACTTCCCAACCTCCCCTATCTGTTCATCGCGTGGGCCTGCCTAAAGGTGGGGACGGCCTACCGCATGGCGGCGGGTGCGGATTTGGCCCACAAGCTGGTGGGGATGGTGGCGGCTCTGGGCCCGGCCTTTGCCGACTTCGCGCCGGGGCTCAACCCCTTTGACTGGCTGGTGGGCATCGCGGGGGCGGCGGCCATCCGGCTGATTATCTACCAGAAAAGCAAAAAGGCCGCAAAATACCGCCGGGATGAGGAATACGGCAGTGCCCGCTGGGGCGGGCCCAAAGACATCCAGCCTTTCACCGACCCCAAGTTTGAAAACAACATCATTCTGACCGGGACGGAATTTCTCACCACCAACACCCGGCCCGCCGTTCCCGCCAACGCCCGCAACTTGAATTGCTGTGTGGTGGGCTCCAGCGGCTCCGGCAAGACCCGGTTCTGGCTCACGCCCCAGCTCCTGCAGGCCCATTCTTCCTATGTGGTGGTAGACCCCAAGGGCGGGGTGCTCGACCAGGTGGGAGCTTTTCTCCAAAAGAAAAAGGGCTATAAAATCAAGGTTTTCAACAGCATCGACTTTTCCAAGTCCATGCACTATAACCCGCTGGCCTATATCCGCAACGAGGCCGACATTCTGAAATTCGTCAATACCTTGATTGCCAACACCAAAGGCGAGGGCAAGGAGGGAGATCCGTTCTGGACAAAATCAGAAACGCTCCTATACTGCGCCCTTATCGCCTATATCATTTTCGAGGGCCCTGCCGAGGACAGGAACATGAACACCCTTGTTGACATGATTTCCGGCATGGAGGTCAAAGAGGACGATGACGATTTTATGAACGCGGTGGACTATATGTTTGCCGGGCTGGAAAAGCGCAAGCCGGACTGTTTCGCGGTCAAGCAGTACAAAAAGTACAAGCTGGCCAGCGGCAAGACGGCGCGTTCCATACTTATTAGCTGCGGTGCGCGGCTGGCCCCCTTTGACATCCCCCAGCTTAGGGAGATTATGGGCTATGACGAAATGGAGCTTGACAAGCTGGGGGACAGACGGACGGCGGCGTTCTTCATTATCAGCGATACCGACACGACCTACAACTTCATTGTGGCCCTTGCCTTTTCGCAGATGTTCAATCTCCTTTGTGAACGGGCGGACAACGTACACGGGGGCCGCCTGCCCCATCATGTGCGGGTGCTGTGGGACGAGGCCGCCAACACGGGCCAGGTTCCCAACCTTGAAAAGCTGGTGGCGGTCATCCGCTCCCGGGAGGTCAGTCTGACGCTGTTCTACCAGCAGTTAGCCCAATGCAAGGCAATCTATGACAAGAACGCCGAGACGATACTCGGCAACATGGACAGCGTGGTATTCCTGGGAGGCCGGGAGGCCAGCACCATCAAGGAGATTTCCGAGAACTGGCTGGGCAAGGCCACCATCTCCATGCAGACGGAGGGCCGCTCCCGTGGGCAGTCGGAAAGCTACAACCAGAACACCCAGCGGCTGGGCCGGGAGCTTATGACCCCCGCCGAGCTTGCCACCATGCCCGGCGACAGGTGCATCCTGCAACTGCGGGGCCTGCCGCCGTTCTATTCCAGAAAATATGATTTGAAAAACCATCCCAACTACCGATACACGGCGGAGGCGGACAAGAAGAAAAACGCCTTTTCGCTGGAGCGGCTGATAAACCGCCGCATGAAAACGCTCAATCCCAATGAGCAGTACACCGTATACGAGGCGGACGTGCCGGACGAAACGGGCATAGACGAGGACGAGGACATCCTGAACTATGACGATTTGGACGACCCGGACGCTTTTGTATAAACCTTTGGGACAATTTGTCCCAAGGCGTCACCTGCCGCAATAAACGCGGCTTTTTTTGTGCCCGGGGACATTCCCCGGAGAAATGGAGGACTATATGGCTTTCTTTACTTCCGCTGTTACTACGTTGCAGACCCTCGTTATCGCGCTGGGCGCTGGCCTGGGCGTGTGGGGCGTTGTCAATCTGCTGGAGGGCTACGGCTCGGACAACCCCGGTTCCAAGAGCCAGGGCATGAAGCAGCTCATGGCGGGCGGCGGCATCATCGTCATCGGCACGACCCTCATCCCCCTGCTGTCTACGTTGTTCTAAGGAGGGCTTATGGACTTTCTCACCGACTGGCTCACGGACTGGCTGAAGGAGCTGCTGATCGGCGGTATCATGGGGAACCTTGAGGGGCTCTTTGATACCGTCAACGCCAAAGTCGGAGAGATTGCGGTACAGGTAGGGACGACCCCGGCGGCATGGAACGCCGGGGTTTTCTCCCTCATCCGCCAGCTTTCCGAAACGGTGATTTTACCCATCGCCGGGCTGGTGCTGACCTTTGTTGCCACCTATGAGCTGATACAGATGCTCCTTGAAAAAAACAATATGCACGAGGTAGACGTGGCGAATATCTACAAATGGATGTTCAAAACGGCCTGTGCCATCGTCATTCTTTCAAACACGTTCAATATCGTCATGGCTGTCTTTGACGTGTCGCAGAGCGTGATTGCCCGGTCTGCCGGGCTCATCCGGGGCTCCACGGCGGTGTCCCAGGATATGCTGAACAACCTGCAAACCACGCTGGAGGGGATGGACTTGGGCCCGCTGCTGGGCCTGTGGCTCCAGTCCTCCGTCATCGGCCTTACCATGAACGCGCTGAGTATCATTATCTTTGTCATGGTCTATGGCCGCATGATTGAGATATACCTGCTCACCAGCCTTGCGCCCCTACCCGTGGCGACCCTCTCCAACCGGGAGCTGGGCGGCACAGGACAGAACTACTTAAAATCCCTGTTCGCCGTGGGCTTTCAAGGGGTGCTCATTCTGGTATGCGTGGCCATCTATGCGGTGCTGGTGCAGGGCATCGCCGCCGGGGGCGACCCCATCGGCGCGATATGGGGAACCGTGGGCTATACGGTGCTCCTTTGTTTCATGCTGTTCAAAACCGGGACGATTGCCCGCAGCATCTTCGGGGCCCACTGATAAACAGCACTTCGGGACAATTTGTCCCAAAGGCCCGGAGGGGAGGTGACGTATGCCACGGCGGTATAAGCTGGGCCCGGACGGGGAAATGCGCCGGACGTGGGGCGGAAAGCTCCCGGAGGAATTTACCCGGCAGGACGTGCTGGCGTTCATGGCTGACACAGACCTGCTCTTGAGCGGGAACGTATCAAAAGAAACACTCGCCGCGATACACGCGGCGGGCTATGATTATAAGGGCGGGGCCGTGTTGCCCCGGCCCGGAAAGGAGGATTTACCTATGGCGAAAACCCAGACGGCGGTGCAGACCGCTGAAATGGCGGAGGCGGCCCAGGAGGAGATGCGCCGCCTGATTTTCGAGGCCCCCATCGCAGAGCTGGCCGAACACCAGGGTATCAGCATTGACGAGGCCGTGGCCCTCCGGGTGGAGCAGAACCTTGCCGCCGCCGTTATCCCTATCGAGGTGACGGTGCGGCCCATTGAGCCCCAAAACAAGCTGATTGGCTTTGCCAGCGTCAACTTCGGCGGCGTGGTGGTGGATGACTTCAAGGTGGTGAACGGGCAGAACGGCGTCTTTTTGGGCGCTCCCAGTAAGCCCGACCCCACCAGCAGATCCGGCTACCGCTCCACGGTGCGTATCACTGACCGGGCCACCCAGGAACGGCTGAACGCGGCGGGTGTGGAGGCTTACAATGTGGCGGTTGAAAAACTGCTGGCCAGGGCCGAGGCGGTGCGCCCCGCGCCTATCCGGGAGCAGATGGACAAGGCGGCAAAGGAGGCCGCCCGCGAAAATGCCGCCCGGCCTGCCCCCACCAAAGGAAAGGAGGGACGGGATGGCAGATAGCGCAACCTTGGGACAAGATGTCCCAAAGGCTCCGGGCGGTGTGGTGGAGCCCTCCGGCTTGTACCTCATGGACGGCATCGAGGGCCTGCGCTCCCTCCCGGAGCACTCAGTCGATATGCTCTTGACCGACCCGCCCTACGGCACGACCCGCAACTATTGGGATGTGCCTCTGCCCCTCCCTGAGCTGTGGGAGGCGGTGCGCTGGGCGGTCAAGCCGGAGGGCGCGGTGCTGTTCTTTGCCCAGTGCCCCTATGACAAGATTTTGGGCGCGTCCAACCTCTCCATGCTCCGCTATGAGTGGATATGGTACAAGAGCCGGTGTACGGGCTTTCTCAACGCCCGCCGCGCCCCGCTGAAAAAGACGGAGAACATTCTGGTATTTTACCAAAAGCTCCCCCTTTACAATCCGCAGTTTGAACAGGGCAAGCCCTATAAGAAAATCGCGTCCCAGCGCGACCAGAGCCCCAACTATGGAAAGTTCGTCCGCTCCGGCAGCGGCTCGGAGGACGGGCGGCGGTTTCCGGGGAACCTGCTTTCATTCCAGACCGTGGCCCATACCGTCCACCCCACCCAAAAGCCCGTGGAGCTGTGCGAGTACCTTATCAAGACCTATACCAACCCCGGCGAGCTGGTGGTGGACATCTGCGCGGGCTCCGGCACGACTGCGGTGGCCGCCGTCAATACGGGGCGGGAATTTATCTGCTTTGAAACGGCCCCGGCCTTTTACGGCCCGGCCACGGAACGCATTGAGCAGGCGCGGGCGGCGGTGGCCGCTGGTGGAAAGGGGGTGTGAGCCTATCGGCAACTATTCTGTGATATACGCCGACCCGCCCTGGCGGTACGCCCAAAAGGGCCTGCAAGGGGCGGCGGAGCGGCATTACCCGACAATGAGCATCGAGGAATTATGTGCGCTGCCT
It contains:
- the rsrIM gene encoding Modification methylase RsrI, giving the protein MADSATLGQDVPKAPGGVVEPSGLYLMDGIEGLRSLPEHSVDMLLTDPPYGTTRNYWDVPLPLPELWEAVRWAVKPEGAVLFFAQCPYDKILGASNLSMLRYEWIWYKSRCTGFLNARRAPLKKTENILVFYQKLPLYNPQFEQGKPYKKIASQRDQSPNYGKFVRSGSGSEDGRRFPGNLLSFQTVAHTVHPTQKPVELCEYLIKTYTNPGELVVDICAGSGTTAVAAVNTGREFICFETAPAFYGPATERIEQARAAVAAGGKGV